Proteins co-encoded in one Methylobacterium sp. WL1 genomic window:
- a CDS encoding helix-turn-helix transcriptional regulator, whose product MMSVVTKPKLATEADRAIGSRIAALRAAQGLSQTTLGHAIGVSFQQVQKYEKGRNRVGASRLQMIADLLKVPVETFFADKVPAEAGTESIQALFDDPEIMDLVAAFRSIPDQTTRSGVLSIVKAAAALRQAAGTGN is encoded by the coding sequence ATGATGAGCGTCGTGACCAAGCCGAAGCTGGCGACCGAAGCCGACCGCGCGATCGGTAGCCGCATCGCGGCGCTCCGAGCCGCTCAAGGCCTCAGCCAGACGACTCTCGGTCATGCCATCGGGGTCAGCTTCCAGCAGGTCCAGAAATACGAGAAGGGCCGCAATCGCGTGGGTGCGAGCCGCCTGCAGATGATTGCCGACCTGCTCAAGGTCCCGGTGGAGACCTTCTTCGCCGACAAGGTGCCCGCTGAGGCTGGCACCGAATCCATCCAGGCCCTGTTCGACGACCCCGAAATCATGGATCTCGTGGCAGCATTCCGTTCGATCCCGGATCAGACCACGCGCAGCGGCGTCCTGTCGATCGTGAAAGCCGCCGCCGCCCTGCGGCAGGCCGCCGGCACCGGGAACTGA
- a CDS encoding TonB-dependent siderophore receptor — translation MNRSRAASTWNVIERSVAGSLYLALLSTTCAVVAPGAAGAQTAPTTDIELSELSVTGVAPSRTLNGDLYGAGGATGPVPGYVASRSTVGTKTDTPILETAQSVSVVGRQQIQDQNALTVTQALRYTPGVFAESRGGAGSTRLELFNIRGFAAPVFLDQMAIIGGRDANTSIDVYRLERIDIIKGPASVLYGQSGPGGIVNLVSKVPQFVRHGEVFIQGGGFNEVRSGFDVGGPIASDIPGLADQFAYRVVGLGWNGDGPAVTTKVERAFITPSITWRPSTDTSLTLIGNYQRDPFSGFYGGFPAVGTVFARNFGSGLFGRLPVNFYDGDRNIERSDRTQASIEYLFDQRIGENLRFHSAGRYLRTQGDYRSVYGAFNDRNGPTATGPLLARSIIGTNVAAEAYTMDNNFIAEFDTGFIAHTALLGVDHRTFSTRTSGTPFPSAPDLNILAPNYAMNIAFPAFNTTSRVDAQQTGVYFQDQAKFDRLVLTLGGRYDVARQTGPTRSFSGNTSTLTLQDAPSDALTYRASLLYHFDSGVAPYVSYSQAFEPIVSGRVFDSAFGSVGRVPDPIRSDQYEAGIKYQPLGTDILLTAAFFDIRQSNRTSADPLRQGFVVQTGEVGAQGFEFEARANLTEGLTLIGGVSLLDIRNVRDAGSTANDLTRLSVPLQGRRPVQVPDTTVSLLANYRFTDGPLLGLAIGGGVRYLGPSWGDPANTFQVPESVVVDALASYDMGHIAPSLAGLTAELNVNNLLDERFVSSCLSYSACFYGLPRTVYGTLRYRW, via the coding sequence ATGAACCGGTCCCGGGCTGCATCGACCTGGAACGTGATTGAACGGTCCGTGGCCGGATCCCTGTATCTCGCGTTGCTCTCAACGACTTGCGCCGTGGTCGCGCCGGGTGCCGCCGGGGCGCAGACCGCGCCGACCACCGACATCGAGCTATCCGAACTGAGCGTGACCGGCGTGGCCCCCAGCCGGACCCTCAACGGTGACCTGTACGGTGCCGGCGGCGCGACCGGCCCGGTTCCAGGCTACGTCGCCAGCCGGAGCACGGTCGGCACGAAGACCGACACGCCGATCCTGGAGACGGCGCAATCGGTCTCGGTCGTCGGCCGACAGCAGATCCAGGACCAGAACGCGCTGACCGTCACCCAGGCGCTGCGCTACACCCCGGGGGTCTTCGCCGAATCGCGCGGGGGTGCCGGCTCGACCCGCCTGGAGCTGTTCAACATCCGTGGCTTCGCCGCCCCGGTTTTCCTCGATCAGATGGCGATCATCGGCGGACGCGACGCCAACACGTCGATCGACGTCTACCGTCTGGAGCGGATCGACATCATCAAGGGGCCGGCCTCGGTGCTGTACGGGCAGTCCGGCCCGGGCGGCATCGTCAACCTGGTCTCGAAGGTGCCGCAGTTCGTCCGCCACGGCGAGGTCTTCATCCAGGGCGGCGGGTTCAACGAGGTCCGGAGCGGCTTCGACGTCGGCGGCCCGATCGCGTCCGACATCCCGGGCCTGGCCGACCAGTTCGCCTACCGGGTGGTCGGGCTCGGCTGGAACGGCGACGGGCCGGCCGTGACCACCAAGGTCGAGCGGGCCTTCATCACGCCGAGCATCACTTGGCGCCCGTCCACCGACACGTCGCTCACCCTGATCGGCAATTACCAGCGCGATCCGTTCTCGGGGTTCTACGGCGGCTTCCCGGCGGTGGGCACCGTGTTCGCACGCAATTTCGGCAGCGGCCTGTTCGGCCGGCTACCGGTGAATTTCTACGACGGCGATCGCAACATCGAGCGCTCCGACCGGACCCAGGCCTCGATCGAGTACCTGTTCGACCAGCGTATCGGCGAGAACCTGCGGTTCCACTCGGCCGGGCGCTACCTGCGCACCCAGGGCGATTACCGCAGCGTCTACGGTGCCTTCAACGACCGGAACGGGCCGACCGCGACGGGGCCGCTCCTGGCGCGGTCGATCATCGGCACCAACGTGGCCGCCGAAGCCTACACGATGGACAACAACTTCATCGCCGAGTTCGATACCGGGTTCATCGCGCACACGGCCCTGCTGGGCGTCGATCACCGGACCTTCAGCACCCGCACCAGCGGCACCCCGTTCCCGAGCGCCCCGGACCTCAACATCCTGGCGCCGAACTATGCCATGAACATCGCCTTCCCGGCCTTCAACACCACCTCGCGGGTCGATGCGCAGCAGACCGGCGTTTACTTCCAGGACCAGGCGAAGTTCGATCGCCTCGTGCTGACCCTCGGCGGCCGCTACGACGTCGCCCGCCAGACCGGCCCGACCCGCAGCTTCTCCGGAAACACCAGCACCCTGACGCTCCAGGACGCACCGTCCGACGCCCTGACCTATCGTGCGAGCCTGCTGTACCACTTCGACAGCGGCGTGGCGCCGTACGTGTCCTACAGCCAGGCCTTCGAGCCGATCGTGAGCGGGCGCGTGTTCGACAGCGCCTTCGGGTCGGTGGGCCGCGTGCCCGACCCGATCCGCAGCGACCAGTACGAGGCCGGCATCAAGTACCAGCCGCTGGGCACCGACATCCTGCTCACCGCCGCATTCTTCGACATCCGCCAGTCGAACCGGACCTCCGCGGATCCCCTGCGCCAGGGCTTCGTGGTCCAGACCGGGGAAGTCGGCGCCCAGGGTTTCGAGTTCGAGGCGCGGGCCAACCTGACCGAAGGCCTGACGCTGATCGGCGGCGTCTCGCTCCTCGACATCCGCAACGTGCGGGATGCCGGCAGCACGGCGAACGACCTCACGCGGCTGTCGGTGCCGCTCCAGGGGCGGCGCCCGGTCCAGGTGCCGGACACGACGGTCTCGCTGCTGGCGAATTACCGTTTTACCGACGGCCCCCTGCTGGGCCTCGCGATCGGCGGCGGCGTGCGCTACCTCGGCCCGTCCTGGGGCGATCCGGCCAACACCTTCCAGGTGCCGGAGAGCGTGGTCGTCGATGCCCTCGCGTCCTACGATATGGGGCACATCGCTCCGA